The nucleotide window TCTCGTTCATCTACCTCGGCATCTACTGGAACAACCACCATCACATGCTGCAGGCCACGAAGCACGTGAATGGCACCATCCTCTGGGCCAACCTCCACCTGCTCTTTTGGTTGTCGTTGGTCCCGTTCGGCACGGCGTGGCTGGGCGAGGCACACCTGGCCCCCGCCACGACGGCGCTCTACGGCGGCATCCTGCTGATGGCGGCGATTGCCTACACGATCCTGCAGCAGGCGATCGTCCGGCTGCACGGCCGTGACTCGGTGCTGGCGAAGGCGATCGGCGATGACGGGAAGGGGAAGGTCTCGGTGGGCTGCTACGTCGCGGCGATCGCGCTCTCGTTCGCGAGCGTCTGGGCGGCGATCGCCCTCTACGTGGTGGTGGCGCTGATCTGGCTCGTGCCGGACCGGCGCATCGAGCGGGTCCTGGGCACGACCGACTGACCTGCGCGCGGGTCAGTCGGTCGGACGGTTGATGCCGAAGGTCCGGACCGGCGGCGCGCCCTCCTGCAAGACCCGCGGCGCCTCCTCCACGAAACCCAGCTTGAGGAGAAGGCGCTGCGAAGGGTCGTTCTGCGCGTTGGTGATGGCCAGCACGCGGGCATCGCCAAAGTCTCGCCACGCCGATTCGAGGATCGCGCTCGCGGCTTCCAGCGCATAGCCGACGCCCCACGCCTCCGGCACGAAGGCATAGCCGATGTCGGGCGCCTCGAGCGTGTCGCGCTTGAGGAGTCCGCACATCCCGATTGGCGCGGCCGTCTCGCGCAGCACGACCAGGTTCAGCCCGTGGCCGTGCGTCGCGTAGCTGCTGGCGATCGGTCCGCTGCTGAGGTAGCCGTGCGCCCCTTCGAGGGTGCGCACCCCCTTGTCGCCGATGTACTCGTGGAACGACGGCTCGTTCAGCAAGCGCAGCACGAACTCGCCGTCGTCCAGCGTGAAGTGCCGCAGCAGGAGTCGCGGCGTCTCCCAAGGGCCCTGACTCATCGCTTCGGGGCCACCGCTTTCAGCGCCGTCCAGCGCGCCATGATCGCGACATACGCCTGCTCCGCCTTGGCGGCGGAGGCGAGCTGGTTGGCCGTCGGCGCCACGTCGGCGCCCTGC belongs to Gemmatimonadota bacterium and includes:
- a CDS encoding DUF1211 domain-containing protein, with the protein product MDTKRLEAFSDGVIAIIITIMVLELRPPHEATLAALTPLLPVILSYVLSFIYLGIYWNNHHHMLQATKHVNGTILWANLHLLFWLSLVPFGTAWLGEAHLAPATTALYGGILLMAAIAYTILQQAIVRLHGRDSVLAKAIGDDGKGKVSVGCYVAAIALSFASVWAAIALYVVVALIWLVPDRRIERVLGTTD
- a CDS encoding GNAT family N-acetyltransferase; the protein is MSQGPWETPRLLLRHFTLDDGEFVLRLLNEPSFHEYIGDKGVRTLEGAHGYLSSGPIASSYATHGHGLNLVVLRETAAPIGMCGLLKRDTLEAPDIGYAFVPEAWGVGYALEAASAILESAWRDFGDARVLAITNAQNDPSQRLLLKLGFVEEAPRVLQEGAPPVRTFGINRPTD